Proteins found in one Cardiocondyla obscurior isolate alpha-2009 linkage group LG03, Cobs3.1, whole genome shotgun sequence genomic segment:
- the Mtrnapol gene encoding DNA-directed RNA polymerase, mitochondrial isoform X1 has product MLNLLKTRATSMQNACIVSMRPVTQYQTRLCSFCNYHHLSPPHSARYIGIRCYVTDTVEMQAPLLKKKGKRRAKKYAELLEVTIQNTNNKKVMAHKLNSAQVSFLIGQPNIALDKLDKISNFYLDKKAITTQAKDTNKKTRIEKDLIVVDGKVDDTHYTVLKESDEQLDASKVVENLKESGINDCTALIKESFFLDMLQNGNKDKDIDQDNMPMQTLKHDVPSNLHSIIPFKINETDHSENLSDYNLVSQLSAHMDVYIQNNMPQKAFKLLMLNKNYLKHSKVSVALLYNLLLKNHVSNMHGEKAFEIYKIMKMNSVQPNSQTYALMLEIIGKMKNREKQAESAVEIMEEMKCSGVSFDEIMNMQMNTTQRNSIFRCMKLLNSQYHVQHRNTDITYDCNLLKDLTTNNNNQSPAKGVVTISELQDLMDIQVNIEKQSKVDIKSVVLFSGDDNVRQQAMKRIVEWREIWKLSITEAFERNLTYLKQKETKMKTDLKILYPFLQVLPKEDYVNAILNEIDQLIKISEGYSTTMTHLYLTLGLHIYKKYEFRRKMKDGIIDNSIQIYKKYLEWYIKTDSADHSSSNGRIKWQQLVQKATKAGICCEMTIPEWSHNTMTNIGKFLYNVIVNDVKIPHVPKPGAPERQIPAFYLLFRLHSNKFLMEEIKPHPYLHKLYKDSHPETLSFDAIILPTCSPPRPWIDVNTGGYLLSKVPFVRDPYMKPSRLLRNTPTKQLYPEFDCLNQLGSIPWRINASILDIMIKIFREGGSKELNVPQPSTVVPSSSDVKANQTEKNDRVIAKLLLQLKRSRNEMHALWCDCLYKLSIADHFRNKIFWMPHNLDFRGRAYPVPPHLTHLSSDLGRAILMFAQGKPLGPQGLDWLKIHTINMTGLKKREPINERLAFANEILDLIVDSARNPLTGKMWWIKADEPWQTLAACKEIDNALQSPNAEEYICRLPIHQDGSCNGLQHYAALGRDQIGAKSVNLYPSDRPEDVYSVVANMVDEYRKADADAGNEIAKALEGHVSRKVMKQTVMTTVYGVTKFGAKLQIARQLSDLKDFDQKYMWSGSIYLVDKTFMALQSMFTSAKEIQNWFTDCARIITITCNQYIQWVTPLGLPVVQPYSKPSKSVNPKTKVFRKLDTIKQKNAFAPNFIHSLDSCHMMLTSLHSEQAGITFMSVHDCFWTHPCTVDIMNRICREQFIALHSEPILEDLSKFFCKKYIKHATNDGRFINLKNSNSSLDIFHKVPGKGDFDINTILASKYFFS; this is encoded by the exons CAGCAAGGTATATAGGGATACGCTGTTATGTGACTGATACAGTTGAAATGCAAGCCcctttattgaaaaaaaagggtaagAGGCGGGCCAAGAAATATGCAGAGTTGTTGGAAG TCACCATTCAGAATACTAACAACAAAAAAGTAATGGCACACAAATTAAATTCTGCTCAAGTATCTTTCTTGATTGGTCAACCTAATATTGCACTGGATAAACTGGacaaaatttctaatttttatcttgACAAGAAGGCAATTACAACGCAAGCAAAGGACACCAATAAAAAAACTAGAATTGAAAAGGATTTGATTGTTGTG gaTGGTAAAGTGGACGATACACATTATACCGTACTTAAGGAATCTGATGAACAATTGGATGCGTCCAAAGttgtagaaaatttaaaagaatctGGTATAAACGATTGTACagcgttaattaaagaatCTTTCTTTTTGGATATGCTGCAAAATGGAAACAAGGACAAGGATATAGATCAGGATAACATGCC TATGCAGACATTGAAACACGATGTACCTTCAAATTTGCATTCTATAATTccctttaaaataaatgaaacggACCATTCTGAGAACCTTTCCGATTACAATCTGGTTTCTCAATTATCAGCTCATATGGAcgtttatatacaaaataatatgccACAAAAAGCGTTCAagttattaatgttaaacaaaaattatctcaaGCACAGCAAAGTTTCTGTTGCTTTGCTTTATAACTTGCTTTTGAAAAATCATGTCTCCAATATGCATGGGGAAAAGGCATTCGagatttacaaaataatgaaaatgaaTTCTGTCCAGCCAAATTCCCAAACATATGCTCTAATGTTAGAGATAAtcggaaaaatgaaaaatcggGAGAAACAAGCAG agagTGCAGTAGAAATAATGGAAGAAATGAAATGCAGTGGTGTTTCTTTCGATGAAATAATGAACATGCAGATGAACACGACGCAACGTAATAGTATTTTTCGTTgcatgaaattattaaattcgcaGTATCATGTGCAGCATAGAAACACTGACATCACGTACGactgcaatttattaaaagatttaacaaCGAATAACAATAATCAAAGTCCGGCGAAAGGAGTAGTAACTATAAGCGAGCTACAGGATTTGATGGATATACAAGTTAATATAGAAAAGCAGTCTAAAGTTGACATAAAAAGTGTCGTATTGTTTTCCGGAGACGACAATGTTAGACAGCAAGCTATGAAACGGATTGTGGAATGGAGAGAAATCTGGAAATTATCTATAACCGAGGCTTTTGAGAGAAATTTGACTTACTTGAAACAGAAGGAAACAAAGATGAAGACCGATTTAAAGATACTGTATCCATTTTTACAAGTGTTACCCAAAGAGGATTATGTCAATGCGATTCTGAATGAAATAGACCAACTGATTAAAATCTCCGAAGGATACAGCACTACTATGACACATCTTTATTTAACGCTAGGATTgcacatttataaaaaatatgagtTTCGCCGTAAGATGAAAGACGGTATTATAGATAATTCaattcaaatatataaaaagtatttggaATGGTATATAAAGACAGATTCTGCTGATCATAGTAGTAGTAATGGGCGCATCAAGTGGCAACAACTCGTTCAGAAAGCTACAAAGGCTGGTATTTGCTGTGAAATGACAATACCAGAATGGTCTCATAATACTATGACAAATATTGGCAAATTTCTATACAACGTAATCGTAAATGATGTGAAGATCCCGCATGTACCGAAACCTGGTGCACCCGAACGACAAATACCAGCATTCTACCTACTTTTCAGACTCCATTCTAACAAGTTTTTAATGGAGGAAATCAAGCCTCACCcttatttgcataaattgtataaagatTCGCATCCAGAGACGTTATCTTTCGACGCGATTATTTTGCCAACGTGCTCTCCACCACGTCCTTGGATCGACGTGAATACTGGCGGTTACCTGCTCTCCAAAGTGCCGTTCGTTCGCGATCCTTACATGAAACCGTCGCGTCTGTTAAGGAACACGCCGACGAAACAACTGTATCCAGAGTTTGACTGTTTGAACCAACTCGGTTCAATCCCGTGGAGAATCAATGCCTCTATACTGGATATTATGATTAAGATTTTCAGAGAAGGAGGCTCGAAGGAGCTGAATGTACCTCAACCGTCCACAGTGGTTCCATCTTCGTCAGATGTAAAAGCGAATCAAACTGAAAAGAACGATCGAGTGATAGCAAAGCTGTTGCTTCAACTCAAGCGTTCAAGAAACGAAATGCATGCATTGTGGTGCGACTGTCTCTACAAATTATCCATCGCTGATCACTTCAGGAATAAGATATTCTGGATGCCGCATAATTTAGACTTCAGGGGTAGAGCGTATCCGGTACCTCCTCATCTGACTCATCTTAGCTCAGACCTAGGCCGCGCGATTCTTATGTTCGCCCAGGGTAAACCTCTGGGTCCGCAAGGTCTAGATTGGTTGAAGATTCATACGATAAACATGACCGGTTTGAAGAAAAGAGAGCCGATAAATGAACGTTTAGCGTTTGCGAATGAAATATTGGACTTGATCGTGGACAGCGCGAGGAATCCCTTGACGGGAAAAATGTGGTGGATTAAAGCCGACGAGCCATGGCAAACTCTGGCGGCATGTAAAGAGATAGACAATGCTCTGCAATCTCCAAATGCTGAAGAATACATCTGTCGGCTGCCTATTCATCAAGATGGTAGCTGTAACGGCCTGCAGCATTACGCCGCACTTGGAAGAGATCAAATAGGAGCGAAAAGCGTAAATTTATATCCTTCGGACAGGCCGGAAGACGTGTACAGTGTCGTCGCTAATATGGTTGATGAATACAGGAAGGCTGACGCGGACGCCGGCAATGAAATTGCCAAGGCTTTAGAAGGACACGTCAGTAGGAAAGTCATGAAGCAGACTGTGATGACCACGGTATACGGCGTGACGAAATTTGGTGCCAAGTTGCAAATCGCCAGGCAGCTCAGCGATTTGAAAGACTTCGATCAGAAGTATATGTGGAGCGGTAGCATATATCTGGTTGATAAAACGTTCATGGCTCTCCAGAGCATGTTTACGAGCGCaaaagagatacaaaattGGTTTACAGATTGCGCTCGGATTATCACAATCACGTGCAATCAGTACATACAATGGGTGACGCCGCTGGGCCTTCCGGTAGTGCAACCTTATTCCAAGCCCAGTAAATCAGTTAATCCGAAGACAAAGGTTTTTAG gaAGCTGGATACTATAAAGCAGAAGAACGCCTTTGCGCCGAACTTTATTCACTCATTGGATTCCTGCCACATGATGTTAACAAGCTTGCACTCCGAACAGGCGGGAATCACATTTATGTCGGTGCACGATTGTTTCTGGACGCATCCCTGCACAGTAGATATTATGAACAGA ATTTGTCGAGAACAGTTTATTGCGCTCCATAGCGAACCCATCCTTGAAGATTTGTCCAAattcttttgcaaaaaatatataaaacacgCTACAAATGACGGGAG GTTTATAAATTTGAAGAACAGTAATAGTTCGCTAGACATCTTTCACAAGGTGCCGGGGAAGGGTGATTTTGACATCAACACAATTTTGGCATCcaaatatttctttagttaa
- the Mtrnapol gene encoding DNA-directed RNA polymerase, mitochondrial isoform X2 — protein sequence MLNLLKTRATSMQNACIVSMRPVTQYQTRLCSFCNYHHLSPPHSRYIGIRCYVTDTVEMQAPLLKKKGKRRAKKYAELLEVTIQNTNNKKVMAHKLNSAQVSFLIGQPNIALDKLDKISNFYLDKKAITTQAKDTNKKTRIEKDLIVVDGKVDDTHYTVLKESDEQLDASKVVENLKESGINDCTALIKESFFLDMLQNGNKDKDIDQDNMPMQTLKHDVPSNLHSIIPFKINETDHSENLSDYNLVSQLSAHMDVYIQNNMPQKAFKLLMLNKNYLKHSKVSVALLYNLLLKNHVSNMHGEKAFEIYKIMKMNSVQPNSQTYALMLEIIGKMKNREKQAESAVEIMEEMKCSGVSFDEIMNMQMNTTQRNSIFRCMKLLNSQYHVQHRNTDITYDCNLLKDLTTNNNNQSPAKGVVTISELQDLMDIQVNIEKQSKVDIKSVVLFSGDDNVRQQAMKRIVEWREIWKLSITEAFERNLTYLKQKETKMKTDLKILYPFLQVLPKEDYVNAILNEIDQLIKISEGYSTTMTHLYLTLGLHIYKKYEFRRKMKDGIIDNSIQIYKKYLEWYIKTDSADHSSSNGRIKWQQLVQKATKAGICCEMTIPEWSHNTMTNIGKFLYNVIVNDVKIPHVPKPGAPERQIPAFYLLFRLHSNKFLMEEIKPHPYLHKLYKDSHPETLSFDAIILPTCSPPRPWIDVNTGGYLLSKVPFVRDPYMKPSRLLRNTPTKQLYPEFDCLNQLGSIPWRINASILDIMIKIFREGGSKELNVPQPSTVVPSSSDVKANQTEKNDRVIAKLLLQLKRSRNEMHALWCDCLYKLSIADHFRNKIFWMPHNLDFRGRAYPVPPHLTHLSSDLGRAILMFAQGKPLGPQGLDWLKIHTINMTGLKKREPINERLAFANEILDLIVDSARNPLTGKMWWIKADEPWQTLAACKEIDNALQSPNAEEYICRLPIHQDGSCNGLQHYAALGRDQIGAKSVNLYPSDRPEDVYSVVANMVDEYRKADADAGNEIAKALEGHVSRKVMKQTVMTTVYGVTKFGAKLQIARQLSDLKDFDQKYMWSGSIYLVDKTFMALQSMFTSAKEIQNWFTDCARIITITCNQYIQWVTPLGLPVVQPYSKPSKSVNPKTKVFRKLDTIKQKNAFAPNFIHSLDSCHMMLTSLHSEQAGITFMSVHDCFWTHPCTVDIMNRICREQFIALHSEPILEDLSKFFCKKYIKHATNDGRFINLKNSNSSLDIFHKVPGKGDFDINTILASKYFFS from the exons CAAGGTATATAGGGATACGCTGTTATGTGACTGATACAGTTGAAATGCAAGCCcctttattgaaaaaaaagggtaagAGGCGGGCCAAGAAATATGCAGAGTTGTTGGAAG TCACCATTCAGAATACTAACAACAAAAAAGTAATGGCACACAAATTAAATTCTGCTCAAGTATCTTTCTTGATTGGTCAACCTAATATTGCACTGGATAAACTGGacaaaatttctaatttttatcttgACAAGAAGGCAATTACAACGCAAGCAAAGGACACCAATAAAAAAACTAGAATTGAAAAGGATTTGATTGTTGTG gaTGGTAAAGTGGACGATACACATTATACCGTACTTAAGGAATCTGATGAACAATTGGATGCGTCCAAAGttgtagaaaatttaaaagaatctGGTATAAACGATTGTACagcgttaattaaagaatCTTTCTTTTTGGATATGCTGCAAAATGGAAACAAGGACAAGGATATAGATCAGGATAACATGCC TATGCAGACATTGAAACACGATGTACCTTCAAATTTGCATTCTATAATTccctttaaaataaatgaaacggACCATTCTGAGAACCTTTCCGATTACAATCTGGTTTCTCAATTATCAGCTCATATGGAcgtttatatacaaaataatatgccACAAAAAGCGTTCAagttattaatgttaaacaaaaattatctcaaGCACAGCAAAGTTTCTGTTGCTTTGCTTTATAACTTGCTTTTGAAAAATCATGTCTCCAATATGCATGGGGAAAAGGCATTCGagatttacaaaataatgaaaatgaaTTCTGTCCAGCCAAATTCCCAAACATATGCTCTAATGTTAGAGATAAtcggaaaaatgaaaaatcggGAGAAACAAGCAG agagTGCAGTAGAAATAATGGAAGAAATGAAATGCAGTGGTGTTTCTTTCGATGAAATAATGAACATGCAGATGAACACGACGCAACGTAATAGTATTTTTCGTTgcatgaaattattaaattcgcaGTATCATGTGCAGCATAGAAACACTGACATCACGTACGactgcaatttattaaaagatttaacaaCGAATAACAATAATCAAAGTCCGGCGAAAGGAGTAGTAACTATAAGCGAGCTACAGGATTTGATGGATATACAAGTTAATATAGAAAAGCAGTCTAAAGTTGACATAAAAAGTGTCGTATTGTTTTCCGGAGACGACAATGTTAGACAGCAAGCTATGAAACGGATTGTGGAATGGAGAGAAATCTGGAAATTATCTATAACCGAGGCTTTTGAGAGAAATTTGACTTACTTGAAACAGAAGGAAACAAAGATGAAGACCGATTTAAAGATACTGTATCCATTTTTACAAGTGTTACCCAAAGAGGATTATGTCAATGCGATTCTGAATGAAATAGACCAACTGATTAAAATCTCCGAAGGATACAGCACTACTATGACACATCTTTATTTAACGCTAGGATTgcacatttataaaaaatatgagtTTCGCCGTAAGATGAAAGACGGTATTATAGATAATTCaattcaaatatataaaaagtatttggaATGGTATATAAAGACAGATTCTGCTGATCATAGTAGTAGTAATGGGCGCATCAAGTGGCAACAACTCGTTCAGAAAGCTACAAAGGCTGGTATTTGCTGTGAAATGACAATACCAGAATGGTCTCATAATACTATGACAAATATTGGCAAATTTCTATACAACGTAATCGTAAATGATGTGAAGATCCCGCATGTACCGAAACCTGGTGCACCCGAACGACAAATACCAGCATTCTACCTACTTTTCAGACTCCATTCTAACAAGTTTTTAATGGAGGAAATCAAGCCTCACCcttatttgcataaattgtataaagatTCGCATCCAGAGACGTTATCTTTCGACGCGATTATTTTGCCAACGTGCTCTCCACCACGTCCTTGGATCGACGTGAATACTGGCGGTTACCTGCTCTCCAAAGTGCCGTTCGTTCGCGATCCTTACATGAAACCGTCGCGTCTGTTAAGGAACACGCCGACGAAACAACTGTATCCAGAGTTTGACTGTTTGAACCAACTCGGTTCAATCCCGTGGAGAATCAATGCCTCTATACTGGATATTATGATTAAGATTTTCAGAGAAGGAGGCTCGAAGGAGCTGAATGTACCTCAACCGTCCACAGTGGTTCCATCTTCGTCAGATGTAAAAGCGAATCAAACTGAAAAGAACGATCGAGTGATAGCAAAGCTGTTGCTTCAACTCAAGCGTTCAAGAAACGAAATGCATGCATTGTGGTGCGACTGTCTCTACAAATTATCCATCGCTGATCACTTCAGGAATAAGATATTCTGGATGCCGCATAATTTAGACTTCAGGGGTAGAGCGTATCCGGTACCTCCTCATCTGACTCATCTTAGCTCAGACCTAGGCCGCGCGATTCTTATGTTCGCCCAGGGTAAACCTCTGGGTCCGCAAGGTCTAGATTGGTTGAAGATTCATACGATAAACATGACCGGTTTGAAGAAAAGAGAGCCGATAAATGAACGTTTAGCGTTTGCGAATGAAATATTGGACTTGATCGTGGACAGCGCGAGGAATCCCTTGACGGGAAAAATGTGGTGGATTAAAGCCGACGAGCCATGGCAAACTCTGGCGGCATGTAAAGAGATAGACAATGCTCTGCAATCTCCAAATGCTGAAGAATACATCTGTCGGCTGCCTATTCATCAAGATGGTAGCTGTAACGGCCTGCAGCATTACGCCGCACTTGGAAGAGATCAAATAGGAGCGAAAAGCGTAAATTTATATCCTTCGGACAGGCCGGAAGACGTGTACAGTGTCGTCGCTAATATGGTTGATGAATACAGGAAGGCTGACGCGGACGCCGGCAATGAAATTGCCAAGGCTTTAGAAGGACACGTCAGTAGGAAAGTCATGAAGCAGACTGTGATGACCACGGTATACGGCGTGACGAAATTTGGTGCCAAGTTGCAAATCGCCAGGCAGCTCAGCGATTTGAAAGACTTCGATCAGAAGTATATGTGGAGCGGTAGCATATATCTGGTTGATAAAACGTTCATGGCTCTCCAGAGCATGTTTACGAGCGCaaaagagatacaaaattGGTTTACAGATTGCGCTCGGATTATCACAATCACGTGCAATCAGTACATACAATGGGTGACGCCGCTGGGCCTTCCGGTAGTGCAACCTTATTCCAAGCCCAGTAAATCAGTTAATCCGAAGACAAAGGTTTTTAG gaAGCTGGATACTATAAAGCAGAAGAACGCCTTTGCGCCGAACTTTATTCACTCATTGGATTCCTGCCACATGATGTTAACAAGCTTGCACTCCGAACAGGCGGGAATCACATTTATGTCGGTGCACGATTGTTTCTGGACGCATCCCTGCACAGTAGATATTATGAACAGA ATTTGTCGAGAACAGTTTATTGCGCTCCATAGCGAACCCATCCTTGAAGATTTGTCCAAattcttttgcaaaaaatatataaaacacgCTACAAATGACGGGAG GTTTATAAATTTGAAGAACAGTAATAGTTCGCTAGACATCTTTCACAAGGTGCCGGGGAAGGGTGATTTTGACATCAACACAATTTTGGCATCcaaatatttctttagttaa